A genomic segment from Zerene cesonia ecotype Mississippi chromosome 5, Zerene_cesonia_1.1, whole genome shotgun sequence encodes:
- the LOC119840150 gene encoding uncharacterized protein LOC119840150 has protein sequence MNIKGTLSELCKSIRKFGLDHCDLEEMISNVNVLMRFNAVNIDKRNTKPIPIFTYCLIIFGFLCYYYIYFFSMIWCTFVLYPRTGYFIGSIIVFSIGSYSESCAIRFLFIVINRKLIRDVVEVYRLCNDQVPPDSRFSRNILKHLRIVKKRATIIWLGLIINAYIYLILPFFRPGKQFAENRLIIYGLDPMTVSPNYEIAQTMTCMAIPTLSHSLANCMVLVIILYGYTEAQLLSLSEELLCMWDDAEMSYNETPHEENVTKAQFTNTFVQQRLRFIIKLHVDNMTMLKRLENVLRVSMALEFLVLMAGLIAELLGGIENTFLQIPFTFAQIFMNCYLGQKIINSSNSFETAVYNCKWENFNKSNMKTVLIMLQNSQKTLQLSAGGVAILGFECLMTVVKSCYSFYTTLQSTLK, from the exons ATGAATATTAAGGGAACATTAAGTGAACTTTGCAAGTCTATTCGCAAATTTGGGCTAGATCACTGCGATTTGGAAGAGATGATATCCaatgtaaatgttttgatGAGGTTTAATGCTGTTAACATTGATAAAAGAAACACAAAGC CAATACCGATCTTCACCTACTGCTTGATTATTTTCGGGTTCTTGTGCTACTACTACATTTACTTCTTCTCCATGATCTGGTGCACCTTCGTGCTGTATCCTCGGACTGGATATTTCATTGGATCTATCATCGTGTTTTCTATAGGATCCTACAGCGAATCTTGTGCTATTCGTTTCCTTTTCATTGTCATTAACAG AAAACTGATAAGGGATGTCGTAGAAGTATATCGCCTATGCAATGATCAAGTTCCACCGGACAGTCGATTTTCCAGAAATATTCTGAAACATTTGCGAATAGTCAAGAAACGCGCCACTATTATTTGGTTAGGATTGATCATAAATGCCTATATTTACCTGATTCTACCATTTTTTCGGCCAGGAAAGCAATTTGCGGAAAATagacttattatttatg GACTAGATCCTATGACTGTGTCCCCAAATTACGAAATAGCACAGACAATGACTTGCATGGCTATCCCCACGCTATCACATAGCCTCGCTAACTGTATGGTCTTagtaatcattttatatgGTTACACAGAAGCCCAACTTTTATCTCTCAGTGAAGAACTACTTTGTATGTGGGACGACGCAGAAATGAGCTACAATGAAACACCTCATGAAGAAAACGTGACAAAAGCACAATTTACGAACACCTTTGTGCAACAGAGATTAAGGTTCATTATCAAACTGCACGTGGACAATATGACTATGCTAAAAAGACTCGAAAATGTCCTTCGCGTTAGCATGGCGCTGGAGTTCCTTGTTCTCATGGCTGGGTTGATAGCCGAACTTCTTGGAGGTATCGAAAACACATTTCTGCAGATACCGTTTACATTCGCGCAAATCTTTATGAACTGTTATTTGGGACAGAAGATAATCAATTCGAGCAATAGTTTCGAAACCGCTGTATACAATTGCAAATGGGagaatttcaataaatcgAATATGAAAACCGTTCTCATCATGCTGCAGAACTCGCAAAAAACCTTGCAGCTTTCCGCAGGTGGAGTTGCTATATTGGGATTCGAGTGTTTGATGACCGTGGTAAAATCATGCTACTCGTTTTACACAACGTTGCAATCCACgcttaaataa